In Parasteatoda tepidariorum isolate YZ-2023 chromosome 8, CAS_Ptep_4.0, whole genome shotgun sequence, the DNA window TGATACcagattaatgaaataaataaaaggtggTAACAAGTTTTTATTAACCGAATGacgtgaaaatttaaatttagctttaaaacatctgacaattttgaatacataaaattttttataccttacaattaattttttcataattaattaattaattattaaaaactacataattCAGCTAAATTCCTCATTCTATTACATACGTGTCTTTAGGTCAAGGGTTATAactttttgtgaaagaattattaaattttagtcatCATCATGTTTAGCTTGACAGTCCAGAGTGAGGCAGTGCCTTCTTCTGAATTCTGCTCCACTGAGACGTACTTTCACCCATgcggtgctctcttgtcaaacgaaaggTGCACCTTCTTTACTTAATTCGTAAAGGCTATTGGCTAGCGTGTTTGGCTTGTCTAAGTGTcataagaaacaacaacaatgaTCAAAATACTAGCCATAATCAAAATGTGACAGGAATGATTGCATTACAGCACTACACAGTACTTATGTACAGCACTACAAGGTCCTACTCAATTTCGAGTACAATACAAGGAATAATAATAGTGTATATGCATTGTGATAGTTGGTCTTTTTATGATCGAAGCAAACATTGTCTATAAATGTAATACTTAAAGGAAAATTAGGTTTTTGAAacgatctttttttattttttaagctagagacctaaatttaaaactgataagtattaaatttttttgacagaaTCAAAAACCTATCGCCAAGcttacattaaaatgtaagtaaatctTGTAATTTACTATTAATGGTAAAGTcaggtttttcaaaaatattttttgaattaatatttaataaattgtcatCAATTGGGTTATATATTGCAAAAAGGTCTGTAATGTTCTGGATTATACGTATCTAGAGCTTTAGACTGTACAATCCTAGTATACGATGTAACTGGAATTCAGTGAAATACACGGGATcatataaactattatttttttactgtgtgattagtaaattaaaatttttatagtaaatttaattttctctgtAATGCGAAGAAacgaaaaaactttaattaagagtttttgctaaaattattacGTGCCATTTTGGTGTTGGCGGCAGTATTCACAATCGTTCCAAAACTCGTAccatataagattttaaaagaaactatctttgtttcatttgaaaaagttgaaaagtttataaaaaaaagttggaagTAACACAAAATTTGTATAAGCACAGTAAAATACGTTAATgcaatattattgatttttttttctgaatttaaataatttaattcgcaaatagttatgaaaattaattctctTCTTCTTTACGGTACGAACAATTAtttgacttcattttttttgaacttcatGTCTAACAGCGGAAGTAAAGGCAAACTTGTACAtaaagcattatattttattaatactttagctttataatttgtaagctgtaataacttaattaatggGGCGATTTTGGTGGCTTGATTTTAACTAATCCACTCGCCAATTTTTTGACTTCAGCTATAGCTTTTCCTGGGTTCAATTGTTTCGGGCATGCCAATGTACAGTTCATGATTGTTTTGCACTTGTatattgaaactttgtttttcatCATATCCAATCTCTTCTCTGTAGCTTCATCTCGAGAGTCAATAATCCAACGATAggcatttaaaataactgaCGCACCAAGAAATCCTCTTTCACCATTCCACCAGTACTCTGGGCATGAAGTTGTACAACATGCACACAAAATGCATTCATATAAaccatctaatttttttctatcttcaaCGCTTTGCAGGATTTGCTTTCGATCAGTTGACTTTTCGATTTTTCTTTGCAACCAAGGTTGAATGGATTTGTACTGTTCGAAGAATTGGTCCATGTCCACCACCAAATCTTTTATAACGTACATATGTGGAAGTGGGTATATTTTGACAACATTTTTGTCGTTAGGGTCGAACTTATGTAAGCAAGCCAGAGTATTTAATCCATCTATATTCATGGCACAAGAACCACAAATACCTTCTCTGCATGATCGACGGAACGTCAAAGAAGGAtctatttcattctttattttgaacagAACGTCCAAAACTGTTGATTCGCAATTATTTGTATCTATTTGGTATTTTTGCATACGTGGCTTTTTCTTTGAAGATTCCGGATCAAAAcgataaattgaaaaagtttttatgattGGAGATACTGTGGACTCTTCTCTTACGATTTTAATGCcagaaatgaaatatgaatacaTTTGCTTGTATTTTGATAATAACAAGTTGCTTTTTACAAATGCCATAATATCAGTTTTCGAGTACTTAAAC includes these proteins:
- the LOC122271268 gene encoding uncharacterized protein, yielding MAFVKSNLLLSKYKQMYSYFISGIKIVREESTVSPIIKTFSIYRFDPESSKKKPRMQKYQIDTNNCESTVLDVLFKIKNEIDPSLTFRRSCREGICGSCAMNIDGLNTLACLHKFDPNDKNVVKIYPLPHMYVIKDLVVDMDQFFEQYKSIQPWLQRKIEKSTDRKQILQSVEDRKKLDGLYECILCACCTTSCPEYWWNGERGFLGASVILNAYRWIIDSRDEATEKRLDMMKNKVSIYKCKTIMNCTLACPKQLNPGKAIAEVKKLASGLVKIKPPKSPH